A single region of the Hyphomonas adhaerens MHS-3 genome encodes:
- a CDS encoding LysR family transcriptional regulator, which produces MNWDDLKIFLDVTRQQKLEGAAAHLHIDATTISRRIKRLEHDLGITLFERTRRGHVLTPAGERLASQAEAMESVYLDIRAETASEQSAAGRIRLGVTEGLGSTMIAPALKQFRESHTKIDIDLISLSGFVSVPKRQADMSILLTRPSSGRLKVRKLTDYSLQLYGARDYLKNSASIDSRADLQNHTLIGYVDDLIYSSQLRYFDELLPGLTPHLCSPSIVAQLEMVAAGAGLGILPTFMANRVPQLTPLLQSDISVTRSFWLAVHEDVASLTRNRIMSDFLVEALARLP; this is translated from the coding sequence ATGAACTGGGATGACCTTAAAATTTTTCTCGACGTGACACGGCAGCAGAAGCTCGAAGGCGCTGCTGCCCATCTTCACATCGACGCCACCACAATCAGCCGCCGCATCAAGCGGCTTGAGCACGACCTTGGCATCACCTTGTTCGAGCGCACCCGCAGGGGCCACGTGCTGACCCCGGCCGGTGAGCGCCTGGCGTCCCAGGCCGAGGCCATGGAGTCGGTGTACCTCGATATTCGCGCGGAGACAGCTTCGGAACAAAGTGCGGCGGGACGCATCCGGCTGGGCGTAACGGAAGGCCTCGGTTCAACCATGATCGCACCTGCCCTCAAGCAGTTCAGGGAAAGCCACACGAAGATCGACATAGATCTTATCTCCCTTTCGGGGTTCGTCAGCGTCCCGAAACGTCAGGCTGACATGTCGATCCTGCTGACCCGGCCTTCTTCCGGCCGCCTCAAGGTGCGCAAGCTTACGGATTACTCTTTGCAATTGTACGGGGCCCGCGACTATCTGAAGAACAGCGCATCGATAGACTCCCGCGCAGATCTCCAGAACCATACGCTGATCGGATATGTCGATGACCTCATCTACTCCTCCCAGCTTCGTTATTTTGATGAGTTGCTACCCGGCCTGACGCCCCACCTGTGCAGTCCAAGCATTGTCGCTCAGCTTGAGATGGTGGCCGCAGGTGCCGGGCTCGGCATTCTTCCGACCTTCATGGCCAACCGCGTCCCGCAATTGACGCCCCTTCTTCAGAGCGACATCTCGGTGACGCGGTCATTCTGGCTGGCCGTGCATGAGGATGTCGCAAGCCTGACGAGAAATCGTATCATGTCGGACTTCCTCGTGGAGGCGCTTGCACGCCTGCCCTGA
- a CDS encoding PepSY-associated TM helix domain-containing protein: protein MASGAGKPIWPRVPPGFVKGQLLAHKLLGLTLSAVMYLVCLTGAVAVFYAEFERWEAPGVPEMAEVSPEAVGRAVAFARQHISEAGDTPVDVYVITPSPEMPRLIIDYEEDVLAFDQNGDYVGPGAHELTHFLTELHYALHLPWQIGFIVVGILGVLLVALIVGGALALPRMFRDAFTLRLGSGRRLARVDIHNRLAVWGLPFHLVVAVSGAVMGLAMVAISVASPVMFSGDSGRAMAALYGDTAALSAQAREAGPPSRSEPEARIVAALKNLAIERPGNPPIYLALNQFSTPDEMLSIAAGHPDRLIYSEVYRFDSAGGLMSSDGYADGNASQQVLGSMFRIHAGAFGGILVKLIYFALGLGLSFICTTGVDIWLAKAAARGRQHPGIQSTWTSFVWGTPAMLAIAGALYILWAVPPEPVFWIGLIFISLGGIWVPQRLLHWIGPAATATATLLLLTVHAVRFGPDVATHAGLGVSAGLFATSFALAALGWRNWTKAGTVQTGLSGEPGFR, encoded by the coding sequence ATGGCCTCAGGTGCAGGAAAACCGATTTGGCCGCGCGTTCCGCCGGGCTTCGTCAAAGGTCAACTGCTTGCCCACAAGCTGTTGGGATTGACGCTCTCGGCCGTGATGTACCTTGTGTGCCTGACAGGTGCGGTTGCCGTATTCTATGCAGAGTTCGAACGCTGGGAAGCGCCGGGCGTTCCGGAAATGGCAGAGGTTTCGCCGGAAGCCGTCGGCCGTGCTGTTGCCTTCGCCCGGCAACACATCTCTGAAGCGGGCGATACGCCGGTCGATGTCTACGTGATCACCCCCAGCCCTGAAATGCCACGCCTCATCATCGACTATGAAGAGGATGTTCTGGCATTCGACCAAAACGGCGACTATGTGGGCCCCGGGGCTCATGAGCTCACCCATTTTCTGACCGAACTCCACTACGCGTTGCACCTGCCATGGCAGATCGGTTTCATTGTTGTCGGCATTCTCGGTGTGCTGCTTGTTGCCCTCATCGTGGGCGGTGCGCTCGCATTGCCGCGCATGTTCCGGGATGCCTTCACGCTGCGCCTCGGCAGCGGGCGCAGGCTCGCGCGCGTCGATATTCACAACCGCCTTGCCGTCTGGGGCCTGCCATTTCACCTGGTTGTCGCGGTTTCAGGTGCCGTTATGGGACTTGCCATGGTCGCGATCTCGGTCGCTAGCCCTGTGATGTTCTCTGGCGACAGCGGCCGGGCAATGGCCGCACTTTATGGCGATACCGCTGCTCTCAGCGCGCAGGCGCGTGAGGCCGGCCCGCCATCCCGCAGCGAACCGGAGGCACGCATTGTCGCGGCACTGAAAAATCTCGCCATCGAACGGCCCGGTAATCCGCCAATCTACTTGGCGCTTAACCAGTTCAGCACGCCAGACGAAATGCTATCCATTGCTGCCGGTCACCCGGACAGGCTCATCTACAGCGAAGTCTATAGATTCGACAGCGCAGGGGGACTTATGAGTTCGGACGGTTACGCTGACGGCAACGCGAGCCAGCAGGTTCTGGGCAGCATGTTCCGGATACATGCCGGTGCATTCGGCGGAATCCTGGTCAAGCTCATCTATTTTGCTCTGGGCCTGGGGCTGAGCTTTATCTGCACGACGGGGGTCGATATCTGGCTTGCCAAGGCAGCTGCGCGTGGACGCCAACATCCCGGCATTCAGTCGACCTGGACAAGTTTTGTTTGGGGGACCCCGGCGATGCTGGCAATTGCGGGTGCGCTTTATATACTGTGGGCAGTTCCGCCCGAACCGGTATTCTGGATCGGGCTGATCTTCATTAGCCTTGGCGGCATATGGGTGCCGCAGAGGCTGCTTCACTGGATCGGCCCTGCGGCGACTGCCACAGCAACGCTCTTACTGCTGACTGTACATGCTGTCCGGTTTGGACCCGATGTCGCCACACATGCCGGGCTCGGCGTAAGCGCTGGCTTATTCGCAACCTCATTCGCCCTGGCTGCCCTGGGCTGGCGCAATTGGACGAAAGCGGGAACCGTACAAACGGGATTGTCAGGGGAACCGGGCTTTAGGTGA
- a CDS encoding 2-hydroxychromene-2-carboxylate isomerase, whose amino-acid sequence MAFVEFFFDLSSPWTRIAFHNIQPVIAETGAEIVWRPFLVGGVFNAVNDSVYAGRKNPDSPKLSHANKWLSEWAELAGVGMKFPSRYHPVKSVHAMRFCCVLEHDQPVLLRFASTAFDAYFADQRNLDDPEELIDIANQCGLDGKGIAEEATGQAIKDRLRENTQEAIDRGAFGSPTIFVNRTNLYFGNDQLPLVRQALLRG is encoded by the coding sequence TTGGCATTCGTCGAGTTCTTTTTCGATCTTTCGTCCCCATGGACGCGGATCGCGTTTCACAACATTCAGCCCGTCATTGCCGAAACCGGCGCGGAGATCGTCTGGCGGCCGTTTCTGGTCGGAGGCGTCTTCAATGCCGTGAACGACAGCGTATATGCTGGCCGGAAAAACCCGGATTCGCCGAAGCTCAGTCATGCAAACAAATGGCTGAGTGAGTGGGCGGAGCTGGCGGGTGTGGGGATGAAATTCCCTTCCAGATACCATCCCGTGAAGTCGGTTCATGCCATGCGGTTTTGCTGTGTGCTGGAGCACGATCAGCCCGTTCTGCTTCGTTTTGCCAGCACGGCTTTCGACGCCTATTTCGCCGATCAGCGGAATCTGGACGATCCGGAGGAGCTGATTGATATTGCCAATCAGTGTGGGCTCGACGGAAAAGGGATTGCAGAAGAAGCGACAGGGCAGGCGATAAAGGACCGTCTTCGCGAAAACACGCAGGAAGCCATTGATCGGGGGGCGTTCGGTTCGCCCACCATCTTCGTGAACCGCACAAATCTCTACTTCGGAAACGACCAGCTGCCCCTTGTGAGGCAGGCCCTGTTGCGCGGCTGA
- a CDS encoding acyl-CoA dehydrogenase family protein yields the protein MSLTEEQMMISDMAKNFAMNELRPHAAEWDKLGQMDRSKLVALGELGFGGIYTREEYGGSNLGRFDAALIFEQLSRGDISHAAFLSIHNMATWMIDSFADDEVRAHYVPRLAAADLIASYCLTEPGAGSDAASLKTSARREGEEYVLNGTKIFISGAGFSDVYVVMARTSDDGARGVSTFIVENGTPGLSFGKHEDKMGWRAQPTAIVNFDDCRIPVRNRVGDEGNGFRFAMVGLDGGRLNIAACALGGAQDALDRAMAYVKERKQFGRAIIEFQATQFKLADMETELAAARSLLYDAARKVDAGAVDKTKFCAMAKRFVTDTAFKVANDALQLHGGYGYLADFEVERIVRDLRVHQILEGTNEIMRVIVSREMMKE from the coding sequence ATGTCTTTGACCGAAGAACAGATGATGATTTCTGACATGGCGAAGAACTTCGCCATGAATGAACTGCGCCCGCATGCGGCAGAATGGGACAAGTTGGGCCAGATGGACCGGTCAAAGCTCGTTGCCCTTGGCGAGCTTGGGTTTGGCGGCATTTATACCCGGGAAGAATATGGTGGATCGAATCTCGGCCGGTTCGATGCTGCGCTGATTTTTGAGCAACTCTCCCGGGGCGACATCAGCCATGCCGCCTTTCTGTCGATCCACAATATGGCGACCTGGATGATCGACAGCTTCGCAGATGACGAGGTGCGTGCACATTACGTCCCCCGCCTTGCAGCGGCTGATCTCATTGCGTCTTATTGCCTGACCGAGCCGGGCGCCGGATCTGATGCGGCGAGCCTCAAGACGAGTGCCAGGCGCGAGGGCGAAGAGTACGTTCTCAACGGCACCAAGATCTTCATCTCTGGGGCGGGCTTTTCTGACGTCTATGTCGTCATGGCGCGTACCTCGGATGATGGCGCGCGTGGCGTCTCCACCTTTATTGTTGAGAATGGGACGCCCGGCCTTTCTTTCGGCAAGCACGAAGACAAGATGGGCTGGAGGGCGCAACCGACCGCCATCGTCAATTTTGACGATTGCCGCATTCCTGTGAGAAATCGAGTCGGCGATGAGGGCAACGGATTCAGGTTCGCAATGGTCGGACTGGATGGCGGAAGGCTGAACATTGCGGCGTGCGCGCTCGGCGGCGCGCAGGATGCGCTGGATCGCGCCATGGCCTATGTGAAAGAGCGCAAACAGTTTGGCCGAGCGATTATCGAATTCCAGGCGACGCAATTCAAGCTTGCGGACATGGAGACTGAACTCGCCGCAGCGCGGTCGCTGCTCTATGACGCAGCGCGCAAGGTGGATGCAGGGGCTGTGGACAAGACGAAATTCTGTGCGATGGCGAAGCGCTTCGTTACCGACACAGCCTTCAAGGTTGCGAATGATGCGCTGCAGCTACATGGCGGTTATGGCTATCTGGCTGATTTCGAGGTCGAGCGGATCGTGCGGGATTTGCGGGTTCATCAGATCCTGGAAGGCACAAATGAAATCATGCGGGTCATCGTCTCGCGTGAGATGATGAAGGAATAG